The following DNA comes from Allobranchiibius huperziae.
GGTTCGCGGTCAGGATCTGCGTCAGATCGCCCCACTCGGCCACGAAGATGACTCCGTAACCGAGCGCGGCCACGCGCCAGAACCCCGCCGCGTCGGGCGCCTCGGCGACCTGCTCCTCTTCCTCCTCCTCGGTGTCCTGGCCCTCGCGCCAGACCAGGACCGCGCCCAGCAGGAAGAGGGCGGCCACCACGAATTCGACGGGACGGCGTGGCAGGAGGGTCAGCAGCGAGCCGGCAGCGACGGCGATGACGACGTGCGTGAGGAACGCCGCGGCCATGCCGGCGAAGACCCATAGCCAGGGGAAGCGCGTACCGAGGACCAGACCTGCGACGGCAGTCTTGTCGGGTAGCTCGGCCACGAAGACGAGGCCGAAGACGATGGCAATGATGGATGCGCTGAGCACTGAGGGTTCCTTGTGGGTCAAGGCCGCGACCCGACCCTCCGGCGCGTGACAGGAGACGTCGGACCGACAGCCGAAGGGCTGATGGTGGTCCGAACGTCTCGTCCAGCCGGCATCGCCGACCCTGGACACCGGGCCGCGCGAGGCGGCCAGTATGTCGACATCCAGTCGAGGGACTACTCCCGTTCGCCGGTCAACCTACCGGCCACGTCAGACGCCGACAAATTCGACCACACGCAGCACCGCCATATGCCAGGTCGCGCGGCATTCATGCGCGCACGGTGGGGTCGGACGTGGATCGATCGTGGGTCGGGGGGCGTTGTGTTCTCCGGACGGCTCACCTTCGAGTCCGAGGCTTGTGTGGCTACCTCAAGGGGCGTTGCCGAAGAGTTACGACGAGAGGAAATCGAATGCTGGTGACGGTGGATGCCCACCGCGATCGGGACTTCTGGTTGCTCTGGGCGGGTCAGGGGCTGAGCATGGTCGGCTCCGAAGTCGTCATCGTGGCTGCCCCGTTCGTGGCGGTGATCGTGCTGCACGCGTCGGCGCTACAGATCGGAATCCTCAGTGCCGTGCAGACTCTGGCGTTTCTGCTCATCACTCTGCCCGCCGGGATCGTCGTCGACCGTGTCGGTGCGCGCAGAACGATGTGGTGGGCCAACCTGGCACGGACGGGGTTGGCGGGAACGACTGCACTGCTCCTCGCGAGCAGGCACCTCACGTTCAGCACCTTCGTGATCCTGACGGCGGTTGCCGGCTGCAGCGCGGTCTTGTTCGAGGTGGCCTACCCGACCTTCGTGCCACAGATCGTCGACGCGAAGCGGTTGACGGGCGCCAACAGTCGATTGACGGGCACCCAATCGATGGCGCAGGTGCTCGGCCCGCCGTCCGGCGGCGTACTCGTCGGTGCCGTCGGCCCCGCCGGAGCGTTCCTGGTGGACTCCTTGTCCTTCGTGGTCTCCCTCATCACGCTGGGCCTGATTCGAAAAGATCACGGCGACAACCGAATCGAGCAGTCGACTGCGGGCGTGAGGGGTCGCAGCGTGGTGGCTGGCATGACGTTCGTGTGGCGTGACCGAATCCTGCGCGCGGGCATGTTGTGGTCCGGGTGCGCAAACATCTTCGTCGTCATGGTAGAGACCATGGGAGTGCTCTTCCTGCTGCGCGAGCTGCGGTTCTCCGCCGGGGTGGTCGGCGCATTACTCGCGGCCGGTGCTGCCGGTGGTGTCGTCGGCGCGGTGCTGGTGAGGCGGGTGAATCGGCTGCTCGGTTCCGGTCGAGCCACCTGGTTGATGATGACCGCGTTCAGCCTCCCTGGCCTGCTGATCCCGCTCACCGGTCACGGGCCCCGAGCCGTCTTGTTCGGCATCGGGTCGGCCTCGTGGGCGATGTCGGCGACCATCACCTCGGTCAATCTGCTCACCTACCGCCAGGGGGTGGCGCCGGGCGGGATGCTCGGTCAGGTCAACGCCGCCGTCCGCTGGGTCACCTGGGGCACCCTCCCGGCCGGCGGCGTGCTCGGCGGTCTGCTGGCATCGAGTGTCGGAGTCCGCAAGACCCTCTGGATCGCGGTGGTCGGCGGATGTTGCTCCGGACTCTGGCTGCTGTTCTCACCGCTGCGGACGATGCGCGAGCTTCCGGCATCGTGATCCGCCGCCTGGCGAAGAACGGCGCGAACCAACTCGGGCACAGAGAGACTGCGAAGCCAGCGACTCAGCCAGAGACTGGCTGTGCTGCCTCGTCAGATGTCAGCAGGATGACGTTGCCGTCAGGGTCGTCGACCATCGCCGCGAAGGGACCGGAGGTCTTGGTGGGCGACATCCGGCCGTGATACCCGGCCCCGGTCAGCGTCGACCACATCCTCTCCACCTCCGAATCCTCCCCCACGTAGAACTCCAGCAGCTGCTGGTAGCCGCCGCCGGGGCGCACGAACGACGGGTCGTACTGTCCCGCGAAACCCGTCGTGAGCAGCAGACTGACCCCGCTCCCCATCCGGTGCACCGTCACCGGTCGGCCTTCGAGCGGGTCCGGCACGTCGAGCCCCAGTGCTCGGTAGAACGCGATCGAGTTGTCGAGGTCCCGCACCTCGAGCACGACCATGGCGAGTTGGATCTCCATCGGTCGATTGTGCAGCGGTTCGGACCGGAGCATGGGGACAGACCGGCAGCTGATGTCAGAGGTTCGCCCTACTTTCAGCGCATGGCAACCGCGGCGCATGACAACAGTCCCGAGCCCTCGCCCACACTTGCCGACCTGCGGACGGCGTTCCTGTCGTCGTGGGGCTCCGATACCTGCTACCCGGAGTCTGAGCACGAGTGGAGCGACTCCAATCCGGCTCGCGACCAGTGTGGGATGACCGCGCTCGTCGCGCACGACGTTCTGGGTGGCGAGATCACTTTGGCCGAGGTCCACGTGGCGGGCACCAAGGTGGGTCATCACTATTGGAACGTGCTTCCGGACGGCACCACTGTCGACTTCACCGGCGGTCAGTTCCGCCCGGACGAGGTCATCACCAACGCGCACCCCGTGATCCGCCCGCCAGACGCACCGCATCGGCATCGTGACCGGTATGAGCTGCTGCGCTGCAGGGTCCTCGATCACCTTGAGCGCGCGAGAGACGAGACCCTGGAAGCCAGGCAAGCACGTTAGCCGGTGCGACGACATGGCCTGCCGCCATATGGCTCGGTGCTCACACCCTCCTTCCGCTCGCACCTCACGGGCGCGGGGGCGATCGAAAGTCCCAGCCGGGGTGAGCCGTTTCGAGTACCTCGAGATGTTCTTCCCACTTCGCCGTTTCGAAGCGGGTAGGGGCGTCGATCGCGACGTGGCCTCGATGTACGCGAAATCCCCAGCTGAACGCGACAATCGGAGCGGCGGCTCGCGTCACAACTCCGTCCGGGCTGACAGCGAGGTACGAGCGAGCCTGCCAGGTCAGGTCCGCATCAAGACCACGGTGTGGCGCGTCGAAAAGTGTCGGTGCCATCCCGAAGAACGCGTACGGAGTATTGACCCCGTCGAACAGCGCCAAGGGGTCCAGCTCGAAGGTCTCGGGCCGCTGCGAGTCGCTCGACCGGACGAATTGCACCCACCCCATCGCGGCGGCGTACCCGACTCCCGCGTAGTCGATGGATGCCGTGCACATGGGCAGTCCCGCGCCGTCCTCAGGTGACAGATGGGGGTCGAGTGCACCTCGACCCGAGCTGGCTGCGTCCGCGGCGGCCTCCAGTTCGACGCGGACACGGCCCATCGCTCCACGCAGCATGAAGTCGATATCGAGTCTCACCGCAGCAGAGTCACACACGTGGTCACGGGTTGGTGTGAAGCAGCACCCGACAGCTTCCTGCCGCACGTAACATTCTGGATCGATGCAGAATCGGCGTGTGGCCGACGACGCGATGATCCGGCGGGCGAAGTCCTTCGAGTCCGGCGCTGGCGCCTACGAGCGATTTCGGCCTGAATACCCCGAGGCGCTCTTCGATGACCTGCTTGCATCGGCGGGTCCGCTTATAGGACGCGGTGTTCTGGAGGTCGGAGCAGGCACCGGACGGGCCACCCTGCCGCTGGCACGACGCGGAGTTCGCCTGGAGGTGATCGAGCCGTCGCAGGACATGTTGCGAGTCCTGCGGGATCGACTGACCGCGGAGCATCTGCTGGACGCGGTCACGATCCGGCGCGGCACGTTCGAGGACATCGACGTCGCTGAGGCCCCCTTCGGAGTCGTCGTCGCGGGGCAGTCGTTCCACTGGACCGATCCGCGCACCCGATGGTCCAAGCTGGCCACCCTGCTCGGTGAGGACGGCATCGCCTTCCTGTTCTGGAATGCGTGGCATCTCGACCCGACACATCATGATCTGGACGCCGTACGCCGGGTGTATTCAGAGGATGACTCCGGCCTCGTCCCCGATATCGAGGGCGCCAACCCGGTCCACGGCAGCTCCGATGAGGAGCAGATCGCCGCGGACCCGGCCCTCACCACCGCCGTCGCTGCGACGTATCGATGGGACCGCGCACTCCCCGTCCACGACTATCTGAGCCTCCTTTCCACTACTTCCTCGTACGCCGTGGCCGGCCCGGACGACCGCCGACGGCTCTTCACCGCTCTCCGACCTGTGCTGGGCGCGACCGTCCGACTTCGCGGATCGACGCTGTCCCTCTCCACCCGCGCCGCGGGGCGCGGCTGAACGCACCTGGGACGGCGTTCTCACTTGCCGCCGACCACGACCCACTCGGCGTAGAACAGTCCCAGACCTGCCGCGACGCACAGCCCGCAGATGATCCAGAACCGGATGGTGACGGTGACCTGCTCCCACCCGAGCATCTCGAAGTGGTGGTGGATCGGAGTGATTCTGAACAGTCTTTTGCCGACTCCGCCGTTGCTGCCCTTGGTGTACTTGAAGTAGCCCACCTGCAGCATCACTGAAAGCGTCTCGAGGACGAAGAGGCCGCCCAGGATGGGCACGAGCAGCTCGGTGCGGGTCATGATCGCCAGGCCCGCCAGTGCCGCACCCAGGCCGAGGGAGCCGGTGTCGCCCATGAAGATCTGCGCCGGCGACGCGTTCCACCACAGGAAGCCGAAGCAGGCGCCCATCACGCTGGCGGCGACCACAGCCAGGTCGAGCGGGTCGCGCACGTCGTAGCACTGGGACGAGCTCACGAACTGGCAGTTCTGGTTGAACTGCCACACGCTGATCAGCACGTACGCGCCGAACACCATCGCGCACGCCCCAGACGCCTGGCCGTCCAGACCGTCGGTGAGGTTCACGCCGTTGCTGGTGCCGGCGATCATCAGATTGGCCCAGAGCACGAACAGGATGATCCCGATGACGGTGCCGTGGAACGCGAAGTCGAACCAGGTGTCCCGCACGAACGAGATGCGATAGCTGGCCGGGGTGATGCCGCCGCGGGGGAACTTGGTGGCCAGGATCGCGAAGATGACGGCTACGACGGTCTGCCCGATGAGCTTCTGGCTCGACCGTAGGCCGAGCGATCGTTCGCGGGTGATCTTGGTCCAGTCGTCCAGGAAGCCGACGAACCCGATGCCGACCATCAGGAAGAGCACGAGCATCCCGGACACCGTGGGCGCTGACCACGTGAACAGATGGGCCAGCGCGTAGCCGACCACCGAGCCGGTGATGATCACGATGCCGCCCATCTGGGGCGTGCCGCGCTTGGTGTGGTGACTGGTCGGGCCGTCGTCACGGACGAACTGTCCCCAGCCGTTGCGCTTGGCCAGTGAGATGAAGTACCGGGTGCCGACCAGCCCGATGGTGAGCGCGACGAGGGCGCCGATCAGGATCAGCTTCATTGCGGCAGCACTGCCGCAATGACGTGCGCTGCAACGAGTCGGGGCCTACGCGTGCGCCGGTCCATCGTCTTGACAACCCCACCCTGTTCGACGGTGACCGGCCTCGAGAATCGCAGCCTGACCCATGACTGGCTTGGAGGTTACGGCGTCGACAGCGTCTGAAGCGGCATTGGCACCGGCGTGCCTCGGCGCCCGCCTGCAGGCCGGCTCGACCGACCGCGGATTCGTCGGGTCCCCAGCTCAGCGGAACTGGGGACCCGACGAGTCCGCGGGTCCCGCTCGCCGAAACGGCGCAGATCGAGTCAGTCCGAAGAGTCACCCTCCTCCTCCACTGCTTCGGCGGCCCTCGGCCGACGGCGAACGAACAGGAGCACCAGGGCCAGCACGGTCACGACCACGATGCCGCCGCCGACGAGGAGCGGAGCGCGGCTCGACCCGTTCGCAGTGGTGGCTTTCGTCGCCGAGGCGGCCTGCGTCGTCGACGTCGCACACGTCGTGCCGGTCGTCCCTGAGGCCGCGCGAGTGCCGGCTCGGGGTTGATAGGTGAAGCTGATGCTGCTGGTGACCGGATGCCCGTCCGCGGACACGATGCGCCACTCCACGTCGTACCGGCCGCCCTCGCCGAGCTGGGCCGGGACAGTCACCACTCGTCCGAGGACGGCGGGGCAACCGGTCTCGTAGAACCGGCCACCGGGGCCGGTCACCCGCACCCGGTTGCGGATGACCGGCGAGTTGAGCACGACATCGTCGAACGTCAGGGCGATCGAGCCGGGCTGGGAGCGCACCGTGCTGTTGGCGCCGGGCGTGCTGGAGACCAGGTAGTCGTGAGCGGACGCCACGGGCACCACTCCCCCGAGCAGCAACACGGTGAGCACGACCGCCGCGCACCGCGCGACGGCCGTCCGGCGGCCCTTGCCACCGCGGTGACTCACGCCTTGGCCGATCGGATCCTGGTGAGCGCGTACGCCGCGACGACCAACGCGACAGCGCCGACTCCGATACCGGCAACCCCCAACCACTGGCCGGACGAATCCCCTGAAGCGGTCGTTGCTTGCCGGGGTGCGGCTGCGACCGTTGCAGCCGGATCCGCCGCGCCGGTCGCCGACGCCGCGGAGCCGCCGGGCGGCGCGCTCTTGATGTAGAGCATCGGTGCGGGATGCTCGGGCTCGGCGCCCGAGGACGGCGTCGACTCATCCCAGTTCACGACCGATCCGTCGGTGTAGGTCTGCTGGGCGGAGAGCTTGAGACTGCCCACATCGGGCACCGGCCCCACCGAGATCGCGAACGTCTGGAACTGCCCCGGCGCGATCCGGGCTGCGGATGTCGAGGCCGTCCAGGTGATGCGGGTCGGCGCCTCGGTGATCGTCGCGTCGTCGGTCTTGATCGGCGTTGCGAGCTTGCTGGTGGTGACCTGCACCGACCACCCCGGCACCGGCTGGTAGGACACCGAACCAAACGGGTGGTCCGTCGGAAGGGTGAGCACCAGTCGATCCGTGGAGGCGGTCGCCGATTCGGTGGGCACCTTGAAGGTCAAGGTGGCGTACGACCCGGGCGCTGCGGTGGTGGGCGTGACGCGTACGTGCGCCTGCGCCGCGGCGGCCGGTGCCAGCACCGCCAGAAGCGTCGCAGCGCCGGCGGCGGCAGTGCGCGCGGTCGTACGACGGACGGTGGAGGGGATGTGCTGCTGATGCATGGTGTTCCTTCGTATGAGGGGTGGCGGCAGGCGGCAGGACGCCGCACGGCAGCGAGAGGTCTGTGCAGACACGCGGGATCGCACCTCGTGCCACGTAGGGCAGCACGGACGGCACGTCGCACGAGCGAGATGGCACTCGGGTTCGACGCCGGACGGCGCCCCGACCTACCCGCGACGTCGCCGTCGCCGGGTCGGCAAGGATCCGCAGCTCACGGCGTGACGCGGCAGCGGACTAGACGACCGCCAGCGGAGGGCCTCGGCGGCCGATGCCGCCGAGCACGTGACCGGCATGGGTGGCAGCGAGGACCCTGCTCGCTCGCACGTGACTCATGCGTACGGCGGGTGCCATCCTGACGGCCGCGACGGGAAGGAACGCTCGCACCAGGCGGGCAACGAACCACACGGCCTGTTCACCGCGAGCGAGAACGACTGCCGTCAGGGCGGTTGCGACCACGTGCGCCAGCAACATCCACCCGCCGATGTGGAGCAGATCGGGGCCCGGACCGGCTGCGGCGTGGCCGTTCATCGACATCGACATCGGCGCCGACGCGGGTCCTGCCATGGGCGGCCCCACAATCATCAGCCCCACGTGCAGTGCCAGTTGCAGCCCGCCGAGCAGACCGGCGATCGCGGCCCGGCCGAGTCGGCGGGACGTGCACGCCCAGCAGACAGCGAACGTGATCAGGGCGAGCCACCCACATCGGGCAGCGCCGGGAAGGGTGCCCCCTCCGACTCTGTGGGCCCCGACGGCCAGACCCAAAGCCGTCACGGCCACCACGGCGGCGCGAGCCGACCGTAGCCAACCGCGCGTCGGAGAGCTCACCTTCCGCAGTGTAGGCAGCGAGGGTGCACCCGATCGCCGCGGTGCCGGTCGTCAGGCCGGCATCGCGACCACCTCGCCGGATTCCCGCAATTCGCGGGAACCCGGTGAGGTAGTCGCAGCCACGTCTTCGGTCGGCTCTAGATGCGTCCGTCGAGCCACAGGTGCCACTGCCGGACCCACTCGATGCGCAGCAGACCATTCTGCTGCCAGGGGTCGCCGCTGAAGTGGCGGCGTACGGACGCCTCGTCATCCGCCTCGACGAAGTGCAGGATGTGTTCGCCCTCCCCGAGCGGCCCACCGAGCACGATCACCCCGTCCGCGACCAGACCGTCCATGTACTTCGCATGGGTCTCCCAGACCGATTGCTGCCTGATGTCGAGAGCGTCGTCCCACGCCGGTCCCGGGCCGATCAGCACAGCGAACTCGGTGGTCGTCGCGGCGGTCGGATCGGCTTGCCGGGCGGTGGCGACACCGCTCGACGTTCGGCTGTGCCGGGTGTCGGGCGAGCTGGCCTCGTGACATTCATACAGGTCTCGTAATAATGCAGACTCGGCGCAGTGATGGGTCAACTCCTCGATCACGTGCAGCACGTAGGAGCGACGAGTCGCTGTCCCGTACTCCCCCGCCGGGGCTCCGATGGCTGTGGACAGATCGATGTCGTCACGTACGACGAGGGCGCGCCAGCGGGTGTACGCCTCCTCGGCTGCGGCCATCGCGTCGGAGGCGCCGACCGGGTCGGGGCGTGGACCTTCGACGGGTGCCCTCACTCCGAGCCATGTCCAATTGCGTTCCTGGGCCAACATGTCGGTGACGTGGCCTAACCTCCACCGGATGCTGATCCGCGTCTCCGGCGCCGGACACCACGCCCACTCCTCGTCGCTGAGACCCGACATGCGCGCCCCGAAACGGGCCCACACGTGGTCAGCCAACTCCACGATGTCGTCCTGCGAAGAGGTCATCCGCCGAGTATCCGCGCGATCGCGTGGGGCTGCCACGGTGACGCCTCGATGAGAGCCAGTGGCCGCGTCGACCCGTTCCGGGCGCGAGACGTGGTCGGCGAGCTGTGTGCCCATGATCGGGGCGGGCGAGGACTGGGTCAGCGGGTACGAACCCCGGTGCGGATGCTGCCCGTTGCTGGACAGCCCGGCGAGCCGATTGGTCGAGTACGGACCAGAGCACCCGAGCACCAGCGCGGACCACCTCTCCACGACGTACCGGGTGGAGCTGGACGTGCAGACCGGAGTCGTCGTGCGGATCGATGCCCTGGACGGCGCCGCGGGCTTGGTGCTGAGCAACGAGATCCACGGTGTCGACACGTATCTCGCACCACCAGGACCGTCATCTTCATAAGCCGATGAGCGCCGAGGTGTGACACTGCTCGAATGCAGTCCTTCGAGAGCAGCCGGCTCCTGTTGCGGTCCTGGTCAGCCGACGATGTCGACTTCGTCTTCGACATGTACTCGCGGTGGGAGGTGCAGCGATTCATCGGCCGCGCCCCGAAGGTCATGACCGATCGCCGCGACGCCGAGGCCGCGATCGAGCGATGGACCGGCGGGGACCACCCGACGTACGGGATCTGGGCCGTGCAGCACCGCGAGGAGGGCCACTTGCTCGGCACCCTGATGCTCAAGCCGATCCCTGCGTCCGGTGACGACGACCCACTGCCCGACTCCGGCGATGTCGAGATCGGCTGGCATCTGCACCCGGACGCATGGGGTCACGGGTACGCCTCCGAAGGGGGCGCTCGCGCGCTGCAGCATGCCTTCGACTCCGGGCTCGCCCGGGTCGTCGCGGTGACGTTCGAGGCCAACACCGCGTCCCAGGCCGTCGCCAGGCGCATCGGCATGACTCACGAAGGCGCGACCGACCGCTACTACAACATGACCTGCGAGCTGTTCACCGCCACGCATCCCGGATCGGGCTCGGATCGGATCGCCTCGTCGATCTGAGTCCCCTCACCCTGGTGTTCTCAGATGCGCGCGGCGCGAAACGGTGACACATACAGCCCGACTGCTACAGCGCCGAAGATGACGGCCGCGACGAGAAGCGACACTCGTGTCCCCGCACCGGTCACGAGTACGCCTGCCACCGGGGCGGCCACGACGATGACGGCCCGGTTCATCGCGCGCATCGTGGTGTTGGTGCGAGCCTGCAGATGGTCGGCCGTCAGGGCCTGTCGGTAGCTCGTCTCGTGGGAGTTGCTCAACCCCATCGCGAGGCCGTGGCACGCCTGGCCGGCTCCGAGCACGAACGTCGCGGCCCACGCCTCGTTCCCGACACCCGCAATCGCCATTACGACGACGCCGAACGTCGTCAGCGTGTGGGCGGCGATGACCGCGCCCCCGGTGCCGAGCCGATGACCCACGGCGGTGCTGATCGTCGCACCGAGCACCGCGCCCGCACCTGCGAGAGCGGCGGCGATCCCGAACTGCAGGACCGACAGGTGCAGGGTCCGCAGCGCGAACGTCGGCACGGCAACCCCGAGGATCGCGTTCGCCGCGAACCAGCCGTGGGTCCCGATCGCCAGCCAGCGCAACGGTGCACCCCGGTAGATCCATCGCACACCCTCGCGGATCTCGGTGTGCAGCCTCGCCCGGGACACGACCTCGGGCGCCGGCTCCGCACTGCGCAGGGAGGCCATCATCGCGGCCGAGTACAGGTAGCTGGCCGCATCGACGAGGATGGCGAGCGGGGCACCGAACACATTGATCAGGACACCCGCGATCGCCGGGCCTGCGGTCTGCGCCACCGCATCGGAGCCGTCGAGACGCGCGTGCGCGCGCTGCAGGTCCTGGCGTGCGATCAGTCGCGGCAGGAACGCCATCGAGGCGGCGTCGTTGAAGAGGGCCGCCGAGCTGTAGAGGGCGACGATCACCAGCAGAACGGGCAGCGACAGCATCCCGAGCGCCCAGGTCAAGGGGATGAAGCCGATCAGCACCCCGCAAGCGAGGTCGGTGCCCACCATGAGCGGCTGCCGGCGTCGACGATCGACCAGCGCACCGGCGTACAACCCGAGGATGAGGTACGGCGCCCAGCGGATCGAGTTGAGCCATCCGACGTCCTGAGCGCCGCCGTGCAGCGTCCGCAGGACCAGCACCTGCAGACCCAGCAGCGTGACGTAGGTGCCGAACGACGAGACGGACTCCCCCAGCCACAAGCGCCAGAACATTCGCGGGAGCGTGCCTTGACGCGGTGCGGGCGCCGCCGACATACCGGCACCCTATGTGCCCTCGGGCACAGCGACGCTCAGTCGCCGATGTGCAGCGACAGCTACACGTCCGCCGCGTTCGGATCACCCGATGCACCAGCATCGATCCGCGTTACCGTGAAACCTTCGCGCTCGTAGAACCGGTCGCGACGCTGCTCGCAACGTCGTCGGTGGTCGCCGCGCGCAGGAGCTCCATGCGGCCGGGATGCGCGCGACCTGGTCGTCGCCTCCGGGAACGTGCGGTGGGAAGGCGGCCCGCTGACGGCCCCCGTCCGACGTGGGGCCGGGCTGGCTCCGGGTCAGGCCGAACGGACGAGGTCGGGCACGTCGGGCAGGCGCCGATAACCTGCCGACTCGTACGTCGCCACCCCGCCGCCGTTGGCGGCCCGGGTGCAGACCGTCGCGCTCGACGAGCCCATGTCCCGAAGGGCGGCTGCCGCGGCGACGCAGATCGCCCTCCCGTAACCGTGGCCGCGATGGTCCGGGTGGACCCCCATCGGCTCCAGCAGACCCGGCCTGCCGCGACCTGCGGACCACACCGTCACCGCGGCCACCGCATCGCCATGCTCGTCGTACGCCAGGAGCGACCGGGCGTCGGCGTACGGCAGACCCTCCGCCATCGCGTGCCAACGCTCGTCGGTGAATCGGGCGCTGTCGAACGCCGAGCGGTGCACGGCCGTGTGCGCAGCGACGCGATCCGGTCCGACGAGCTCGATCCGCACCCCCGGGTCACCCACCGGTTCGGCGAGATCACGGGCGAGCGGGGTCCACTGTTCGCCGGGCGCCCACCCCGCATCGCTGAGGAGCCCGCCCAGCACCGCTGCGTCTCGCGCTTCGACGGCCACCTCGCCTTCAGGCAGGACACCGCGATCCACTCGTGTGATGTCGGCGGTCATCTGCTGGGCCAACTCATCGTCGTCCTGAGCCGCGGGCGCGATCGTGAGTCGTAGGACACCAGGTCCGTCCAGCAGGCCGACGGCGAGGATGCGGCCGTCACGGCTCCAGGTCCGCACGGCTGCGGCCGTCGCTTCGGCGCCGGTGGTCCAGCGCCAGCCGAGGTCGCCCGGATGCAGCGGCACGGTCTTCGCGTCGTACTGCCATTCCCTCAGGGCGCGAACGGCGTCGCCGAGATCGTCGACATCCGGGGTGTGCATCGTGACCATCATGCTCTGATCACACACGAGGCCACCCCGCGAACGCACCTTGTTTTCGAGGGCGGCCCACATGGGGGGCGGCCGGCCGCGACCTCCAGTCAGCCGACCGCCGGGACTACACGGCGGGTCAGTGCTCGCGCCAGCAGGCCAGCACGAACGAGGCCACCGTGTAGGCGAAGTCCTTGCGGGTCGTCTTCTCGACCCCGACCACCGGCTTCATGGCGGTCGCGTCGACCTCGAGCGTGAGGTTGTCCCGCACGAACGACGCAGTCCCGCCGGCCGTCTCGTACGCGGGGAGACCTAGCGACGCGAGACCGCTCAGAGTGGACGCCTTCGCCGCGGCGGCCTTGCGGGAGTCGAAATAGGCGCTGGCCGTCGTGTCGTTCGTGGACTGCTTGACCCGCAGGACCAGATTGCCGTCGGCCAGGGCATAGGTGCAGGTGAAGAGGTTGTCCGCCCACTTGCTGGTGCCCTTGGGGGTCGCACTCAGCTTGAGCGAATCCCTGATGTTGGTCGGGACGTCGCCACCGCACACCATCAGCGCCTTCTTCGGCGGCGTCGCCCCCATGGTCTGGCCCGGCGCCATCGACATGCCCGCCATCGAACCTGCCGAACTGGACGACGACGAACTCGTCGAGGGCGTGGACGGGGTCGTCGATTTCGAGGTCGACGAAGCGGAGGTAGTGGTGGGCGACGTGCCGCTCGTGGAGGAGCTTCCGCACCCGGTGAGCACGAGGGGTGCGGCGGCCAGGACGACGATCGCCGTGCTGCGGAGCTTCATGATCATCCTT
Coding sequences within:
- a CDS encoding TMEM165/GDT1 family protein — encoded protein: MLSASIIAIVFGLVFVAELPDKTAVAGLVLGTRFPWLWVFAGMAAAFLTHVVIAVAAGSLLTLLPRRPVEFVVAALFLLGAVLVWREGQDTEEEEEEQVAEAPDAAGFWRVAALGYGVIFVAEWGDLTQILTANLAAKYHDPISVAIGATLGLWAVGLLAILGGKSLLAVLPLKWITRVAAIVMVALAGYSLITAING
- a CDS encoding MFS transporter, which gives rise to MLVTVDAHRDRDFWLLWAGQGLSMVGSEVVIVAAPFVAVIVLHASALQIGILSAVQTLAFLLITLPAGIVVDRVGARRTMWWANLARTGLAGTTALLLASRHLTFSTFVILTAVAGCSAVLFEVAYPTFVPQIVDAKRLTGANSRLTGTQSMAQVLGPPSGGVLVGAVGPAGAFLVDSLSFVVSLITLGLIRKDHGDNRIEQSTAGVRGRSVVAGMTFVWRDRILRAGMLWSGCANIFVVMVETMGVLFLLRELRFSAGVVGALLAAGAAGGVVGAVLVRRVNRLLGSGRATWLMMTAFSLPGLLIPLTGHGPRAVLFGIGSASWAMSATITSVNLLTYRQGVAPGGMLGQVNAAVRWVTWGTLPAGGVLGGLLASSVGVRKTLWIAVVGGCCSGLWLLFSPLRTMRELPAS
- a CDS encoding VOC family protein, with translation MEIQLAMVVLEVRDLDNSIAFYRALGLDVPDPLEGRPVTVHRMGSGVSLLLTTGFAGQYDPSFVRPGGGYQQLLEFYVGEDSEVERMWSTLTGAGYHGRMSPTKTSGPFAAMVDDPDGNVILLTSDEAAQPVSG
- a CDS encoding YunG family protein, with translation MATAAHDNSPEPSPTLADLRTAFLSSWGSDTCYPESEHEWSDSNPARDQCGMTALVAHDVLGGEITLAEVHVAGTKVGHHYWNVLPDGTTVDFTGGQFRPDEVITNAHPVIRPPDAPHRHRDRYELLRCRVLDHLERARDETLEARQAR
- a CDS encoding methyltransferase domain-containing protein produces the protein MADDAMIRRAKSFESGAGAYERFRPEYPEALFDDLLASAGPLIGRGVLEVGAGTGRATLPLARRGVRLEVIEPSQDMLRVLRDRLTAEHLLDAVTIRRGTFEDIDVAEAPFGVVVAGQSFHWTDPRTRWSKLATLLGEDGIAFLFWNAWHLDPTHHDLDAVRRVYSEDDSGLVPDIEGANPVHGSSDEEQIAADPALTTAVAATYRWDRALPVHDYLSLLSTTSSYAVAGPDDRRRLFTALRPVLGATVRLRGSTLSLSTRAAGRG
- the mraY gene encoding phospho-N-acetylmuramoyl-pentapeptide-transferase → MKLILIGALVALTIGLVGTRYFISLAKRNGWGQFVRDDGPTSHHTKRGTPQMGGIVIITGSVVGYALAHLFTWSAPTVSGMLVLFLMVGIGFVGFLDDWTKITRERSLGLRSSQKLIGQTVVAVIFAILATKFPRGGITPASYRISFVRDTWFDFAFHGTVIGIILFVLWANLMIAGTSNGVNLTDGLDGQASGACAMVFGAYVLISVWQFNQNCQFVSSSQCYDVRDPLDLAVVAASVMGACFGFLWWNASPAQIFMGDTGSLGLGAALAGLAIMTRTELLVPILGGLFVLETLSVMLQVGYFKYTKGSNGGVGKRLFRITPIHHHFEMLGWEQVTVTIRFWIICGLCVAAGLGLFYAEWVVVGGK
- a CDS encoding copper resistance CopC family protein, encoding MSHRGGKGRRTAVARCAAVVLTVLLLGGVVPVASAHDYLVSSTPGANSTVRSQPGSIALTFDDVVLNSPVIRNRVRVTGPGGRFYETGCPAVLGRVVTVPAQLGEGGRYDVEWRIVSADGHPVTSSISFTYQPRAGTRAASGTTGTTCATSTTQAASATKATTANGSSRAPLLVGGGIVVVTVLALVLLFVRRRPRAAEAVEEEGDSSD
- a CDS encoding YcnI family protein yields the protein MHQQHIPSTVRRTTARTAAAGAATLLAVLAPAAAAQAHVRVTPTTAAPGSYATLTFKVPTESATASTDRLVLTLPTDHPFGSVSYQPVPGWSVQVTTSKLATPIKTDDATITEAPTRITWTASTSAARIAPGQFQTFAISVGPVPDVGSLKLSAQQTYTDGSVVNWDESTPSSGAEPEHPAPMLYIKSAPPGGSAASATGAADPAATVAAAPRQATTASGDSSGQWLGVAGIGVGAVALVVAAYALTRIRSAKA
- a CDS encoding DinB family protein, with the translated sequence MTSSQDDIVELADHVWARFGARMSGLSDEEWAWCPAPETRISIRWRLGHVTDMLAQERNWTWLGVRAPVEGPRPDPVGASDAMAAAEEAYTRWRALVVRDDIDLSTAIGAPAGEYGTATRRSYVLHVIEELTHHCAESALLRDLYECHEASSPDTRHSRTSSGVATARQADPTAATTTEFAVLIGPGPAWDDALDIRQQSVWETHAKYMDGLVADGVIVLGGPLGEGEHILHFVEADDEASVRRHFSGDPWQQNGLLRIEWVRQWHLWLDGRI